The following proteins come from a genomic window of Desulfonatronum thioautotrophicum:
- a CDS encoding HD domain-containing phosphohydrolase, producing MAVHDEPRASILIVDDEQSLLDICGDALSEAGYTVHIANDGPSALRMLDQLPGLDLVISDLRMPKMSGLDLLKKLKEGVSEADFLIMTGFGSIETAVESIRLGAADYLPKPFNISHLLLKVERILQIRRNREDRKKLTNIVRVLNLSQAMNTKLDMNSLTNEFLSQVQKNFNPDGIVLFLHENGGLQSKASRGGLLHNNPHLGRWTKLLGERVFRQQLPELVHIPKKGPVQLSSEGPPPDSSITSIMAAPMTTRMKGIGSIVLLRNTAKPDFSREHSQLLNVFAAHTASAFENARLYGQLWDMNLEVIRSFAQAVEAKDVYTRGHSERVAIYATHLGNRLGLTKDELHLLYTGGILHDIGKIGIPDIILNKPSKLTTDEFTVMQRHPELGRAILNQVTSFGDILPIIFYHHERVDGDGYPMGLHQEEIPFLARVLSVVDSFEAMTSDRAYRKALPMNIVRNVLQEGAGRQWQDDLVRIWLEEIEKPTFRSLQQVDSNGHVEFQNVPDA from the coding sequence ATGGCTGTACATGATGAGCCCAGAGCCAGCATTCTTATCGTCGACGACGAGCAGAGCCTGCTTGATATCTGTGGGGATGCACTAAGCGAGGCCGGATACACGGTCCACATCGCCAATGATGGGCCATCCGCCTTGCGGATGCTGGATCAGCTGCCTGGCCTTGATCTGGTGATCAGCGACTTGCGAATGCCCAAAATGAGCGGCCTGGACCTTTTGAAAAAACTCAAGGAAGGTGTCTCTGAGGCTGATTTTTTGATCATGACCGGCTTTGGCAGCATCGAGACCGCTGTGGAGAGCATCCGCCTCGGGGCGGCCGACTATCTACCAAAACCTTTCAACATCAGCCACCTGCTGCTTAAGGTCGAACGAATCCTGCAGATCCGTCGCAACCGCGAGGACCGTAAAAAGCTGACCAACATCGTCCGGGTGCTCAACCTCAGTCAGGCCATGAACACCAAGTTGGACATGAATTCCCTGACCAACGAATTCCTCTCGCAGGTCCAGAAAAATTTCAACCCAGATGGCATTGTTTTGTTTCTTCATGAAAACGGCGGGCTGCAATCCAAAGCCTCACGCGGCGGCCTGCTCCACAACAATCCCCACCTTGGGCGTTGGACCAAGCTGCTTGGTGAACGCGTCTTTCGGCAACAACTGCCCGAACTGGTGCACATCCCAAAAAAGGGGCCGGTACAACTGTCTTCCGAAGGCCCCCCACCCGACAGTTCCATCACGTCCATCATGGCCGCCCCCATGACCACCCGCATGAAGGGCATCGGCTCCATCGTCCTGTTGCGCAACACTGCCAAACCGGACTTCTCCCGTGAACATTCCCAGCTATTGAACGTCTTTGCAGCCCACACCGCATCGGCCTTTGAAAACGCCCGACTTTACGGCCAACTCTGGGATATGAACCTGGAGGTCATCCGCTCCTTCGCCCAGGCCGTGGAAGCCAAGGACGTCTATACCCGCGGCCACTCCGAACGGGTCGCCATCTATGCAACGCATCTGGGTAATCGCCTGGGTTTGACCAAGGATGAACTGCATCTGCTATACACTGGGGGCATCCTCCACGACATCGGAAAAATCGGCATACCGGACATTATTCTGAACAAACCCTCCAAGCTGACCACCGATGAGTTCACGGTGATGCAACGCCATCCTGAACTGGGACGGGCAATTCTCAACCAGGTTACCTCTTTCGGTGATATTCTGCCGATTATTTTCTATCATCATGAACGCGTGGACGGCGATGGGTATCCCATGGGCCTGCACCAGGAAGAAATTCCCTTTCTGGCCAGGGTGCTGAGTGTCGTGGATTCCTTTGAAGCCATGACCTCGGACCGAGCCTACCGCAAGGCGCTGCCCATGAATATCGTCCGCAATGTTTTGCAGGAAGGAGCCGGCCGCCAATGGCAGGACGACCTGGTCCGCATCTGGCTTGAGGAAATTGAAAAACCGACGTTCAGGAGCTTACAGCAAGTCGATAGCAACGGCCACGTGGAATTTCAGAATGTCCCCGATGCGTGA